A portion of the Actomonas aquatica genome contains these proteins:
- a CDS encoding ABC transporter substrate-binding protein: MTLRTLSSLARPVGLAVLGLVALSGCGGGHADETGESGLPKVTFQTDWYPQAEHGGYYQAVTSGYFADAGIEVDILPGGPGALATQKVATGRADFAMGRSDDVMLAVQEGMPIVIVCALMQHDPQALLLHEENPITSFAELDGKSIMTVPGSGWLVNLEATYDIDINIIPMNYGLAQFMSDKNFIQQCFVTNEPYYVRENGGSPKTMLLANSGYDPYRVIFTSRKYAEAHPDRVRAFINASIKGWETFLNGDATAAKALIASRNEAMHTEFMDFSIAAMKESQLVGGDPAKGERIGALRRSRLASMGDRLHELGILNAPMPVDRYVDFSFLPAELQPLVEQ; encoded by the coding sequence ATGACCCTCCGCACTCTCTCTTCCCTCGCCCGTCCCGTCGGCCTCGCCGTCCTCGGCCTCGTCGCCCTCAGTGGTTGCGGCGGTGGCCACGCCGACGAAACCGGCGAAAGCGGCCTGCCCAAGGTCACCTTCCAAACCGATTGGTATCCACAAGCTGAACACGGCGGCTACTACCAAGCGGTCACCTCCGGCTACTTCGCCGACGCCGGCATCGAGGTCGACATCCTGCCCGGCGGCCCCGGCGCTCTCGCCACCCAAAAGGTTGCCACCGGCCGCGCCGATTTCGCCATGGGTCGCAGCGACGACGTCATGTTGGCCGTTCAGGAAGGCATGCCGATCGTGATTGTATGCGCGCTCATGCAACACGATCCCCAGGCGCTGCTCCTCCACGAGGAGAACCCGATCACGTCGTTCGCCGAACTCGACGGCAAATCGATCATGACCGTCCCGGGCTCCGGCTGGTTGGTGAACCTCGAGGCCACCTACGACATCGATATCAACATCATCCCCATGAACTATGGCCTCGCCCAGTTCATGTCGGACAAGAACTTCATCCAGCAGTGCTTCGTCACCAACGAGCCCTACTACGTGCGTGAAAACGGCGGCTCGCCCAAAACCATGCTGCTGGCCAACTCCGGCTACGATCCCTACCGCGTTATCTTCACCAGCCGCAAATACGCCGAGGCTCACCCCGATCGCGTGCGCGCCTTCATCAACGCCTCCATCAAGGGCTGGGAAACCTTCCTCAATGGTGACGCCACCGCCGCCAAGGCCCTCATCGCTTCCCGCAACGAAGCCATGCACACCGAGTTTATGGACTTCTCCATCGCCGCGATGAAGGAAAGCCAACTCGTCGGCGGCGACCCCGCCAAAGGTGAGCGCATCGGCGCCCTCCGACGCAGCCGCCTCGCCTCCATGGGTGACCGCCTGCACGAACTCGGCATCCTCAACGCGCCCATGCCGGTCGACCGCTACGTCGACTTCTCCTTCCTGCCGGCCGAACTGCAGCCCCTGGTCGAACAGTGA
- a CDS encoding ABC transporter substrate-binding protein, producing MSALRFRRTVALLAVGALALSSCLHAEAEADELQPVQFNPGWFPSAQFAGVFVAIDAGLMTEAGLAVTEGTFAYGQNSTALLQQDLTTPTLATIEGYILLQKLDRGDDLVALAPMLRESPAGVMSLAESNITSAADFAHQPIGVHAYADALFHWFATAAGGLSEDEINFVRVEDDIADLLSGHVVAMQGYASEEYVRLQSAAAPRETRFISFAALGFRSYSEILYTSRDQWEQHGPVLQRFVQAVRAGWELAYREPELAVKAVAQRRGPDADPEHIAAALQALRPYVLGDDGHALPPMDADLWRNLQTIASEIGLIQNTPADPTTWLAP from the coding sequence GTGAGCGCCCTCCGCTTTCGTCGCACCGTCGCGCTACTCGCCGTCGGTGCGCTCGCGCTTTCCAGCTGCCTTCACGCCGAAGCGGAAGCTGACGAACTGCAACCCGTGCAGTTCAACCCGGGCTGGTTTCCCTCCGCTCAATTCGCTGGCGTCTTTGTCGCCATCGATGCCGGGCTCATGACCGAAGCTGGACTCGCCGTCACTGAAGGCACCTTTGCCTACGGCCAGAACAGCACCGCGCTGCTGCAACAGGACCTGACCACGCCCACCCTCGCCACCATCGAGGGTTACATCCTGCTGCAAAAGCTCGACCGTGGTGACGACCTCGTCGCCCTCGCGCCCATGCTTCGCGAAAGCCCGGCCGGCGTGATGAGTCTCGCGGAGAGCAACATCACCTCCGCCGCCGATTTCGCCCACCAACCGATCGGAGTGCACGCCTACGCCGACGCCCTGTTTCACTGGTTCGCCACCGCCGCCGGTGGGCTCAGCGAGGACGAAATCAACTTCGTGCGGGTCGAGGACGACATCGCCGATCTGCTCTCCGGACACGTCGTCGCCATGCAGGGTTACGCCTCCGAAGAATACGTGCGCCTGCAGTCCGCCGCCGCGCCGCGCGAAACACGGTTCATTTCCTTCGCTGCCCTCGGCTTCCGTTCGTATTCAGAAATCCTCTACACCTCCCGCGACCAGTGGGAGCAACACGGTCCGGTGCTGCAGCGCTTTGTGCAGGCCGTGCGCGCCGGCTGGGAACTCGCTTACCGCGAGCCCGAGTTGGCGGTGAAAGCCGTCGCCCAACGCCGCGGCCCCGACGCCGACCCGGAGCACATTGCCGCCGCCCTGCAGGCCCTGCGCCCGTATGTGCTCGGCGACGACGGCCACGCCCTGCCCCCCATGGACGCCGACCTCTGGCGCAACCTACAAACCATCGCGTCCGAAATCGGCCTCATCCAAAACACTCCCGCCGACCCCACCACCTGGCTGGCCCCATAG
- a CDS encoding c-type cytochrome, whose product MAPLANAGDLTLSTESSSPYDLAILGGLDGVPAGETRYVSWDEVAGLPTTTLELTGEFVPGKQEVTVVFVEDLWKVLPVAAEADTLLAWCTDDYFSIYPPEFIAKQKPFVVVKINGDGPDKWPPEGLSFNPGPYVISVADEVVPGTRAILDVGHKRPWGVDKIKFVNEDEALAPAFAGEWSDVSELAAAGRTIWVNSCSSCHPGPGGLVGGNKSQRPFPVLQAHAKYNTDYFRKYVRDPKSLVPSATMEPHPHYTDAQLDALVAFISAESGE is encoded by the coding sequence GTGGCGCCGCTGGCTAACGCAGGAGACCTGACCCTCTCGACTGAATCGTCCTCGCCCTATGACTTGGCGATTCTCGGCGGCCTCGATGGGGTGCCGGCTGGCGAGACGCGTTATGTGAGCTGGGACGAGGTGGCCGGACTGCCCACCACCACGCTGGAGCTCACCGGAGAGTTTGTGCCCGGCAAGCAGGAGGTGACGGTGGTGTTTGTGGAGGACCTCTGGAAGGTGCTGCCGGTCGCAGCCGAAGCCGACACGCTGCTGGCGTGGTGCACCGATGATTATTTTTCGATTTATCCGCCGGAGTTCATCGCGAAGCAGAAGCCTTTCGTGGTGGTAAAAATCAACGGCGACGGTCCGGACAAATGGCCGCCGGAGGGGCTGAGTTTTAATCCGGGCCCTTACGTGATCAGTGTCGCCGATGAGGTGGTGCCCGGCACGCGCGCGATTCTCGATGTCGGTCACAAACGGCCGTGGGGCGTCGACAAAATCAAGTTCGTCAATGAAGACGAAGCCCTCGCTCCGGCCTTTGCCGGGGAGTGGTCGGACGTGAGTGAGTTGGCCGCCGCGGGGCGCACGATTTGGGTGAATTCCTGCTCGAGCTGTCACCCGGGTCCGGGTGGTTTGGTGGGCGGCAATAAGAGTCAGCGGCCGTTTCCGGTGCTGCAGGCGCACGCCAAGTACAACACCGACTATTTCCGCAAATACGTGCGGGACCCGAAGTCGCTGGTTCCCAGTGCGACGATGGAGCCGCATCCGCATTACACCGACGCGCAGTTGGATGCGTTGGTCGCGTTTATCAGCGCGGAATCGGGGGAGTGA
- a CDS encoding ABC transporter substrate-binding protein, whose protein sequence is MFAACSRSSNEKADSTPTNTAPAADNTFPVVVQLDWIPEPEHGGFFQAQARGWFAEAGLDVRIDQGGANAFPMQKLATNQANIAQADSTNVILAIAEGLPVVNIGAVFQNDPSVLMLHAENPISSFAELDGKTIMARPEWAFLPYLRKKYDIDFNLIPQNFQVANFIADRNFIQQGFYIAEPFYIEQGGAQKPKFLYAWDAGFDAYTVICANKDWAARHPEQVRAFMAAYIRGWEDYLYGDPTPAHELMKQVNPRNTDAFLDYSRQMIIDEKLVIGRIGGGVEQIGRVSAERFDVQIQQLEDLGILRPAGKLSADDVVTTRYLP, encoded by the coding sequence GTGTTCGCCGCGTGCTCTCGGTCGTCCAACGAAAAGGCCGATTCCACCCCGACTAACACCGCCCCCGCCGCCGACAACACTTTCCCTGTCGTCGTCCAACTCGACTGGATTCCTGAACCCGAACACGGCGGCTTCTTCCAAGCCCAGGCCCGCGGTTGGTTCGCCGAAGCCGGACTGGACGTGCGCATCGACCAAGGCGGTGCCAATGCCTTCCCCATGCAGAAGCTGGCCACCAATCAGGCCAACATCGCGCAGGCCGACAGCACCAACGTCATCCTCGCCATCGCCGAGGGCCTGCCGGTGGTCAACATCGGCGCGGTGTTCCAAAACGATCCGTCGGTGCTCATGCTGCACGCCGAGAACCCGATAAGCAGCTTCGCCGAACTCGATGGCAAAACCATCATGGCCCGCCCCGAGTGGGCGTTTTTGCCCTACCTGCGCAAAAAGTATGATATCGATTTTAACCTCATCCCGCAGAACTTCCAGGTCGCCAACTTCATCGCCGACCGGAACTTCATCCAGCAGGGCTTCTACATCGCCGAGCCCTTCTACATCGAGCAGGGCGGCGCCCAAAAACCGAAGTTCCTCTACGCTTGGGATGCCGGGTTTGACGCTTACACCGTGATCTGCGCCAACAAAGACTGGGCCGCCCGCCACCCCGAACAGGTGCGCGCCTTCATGGCTGCTTACATCCGCGGCTGGGAGGACTACCTCTACGGCGACCCGACGCCCGCCCATGAGCTCATGAAGCAGGTCAACCCGCGCAACACCGACGCCTTCCTCGACTACTCCCGCCAAATGATCATCGACGAAAAGCTCGTCATCGGTCGCATCGGCGGCGGCGTTGAACAAATCGGTCGCGTGAGCGCCGAACGTTTCGACGTGCAAATCCAACAACTCGAGGACCTCGGCATCCTGCGCCCCGCCGGCAAGCTCAGTGCCGACGATGTGGTAACTACGCGTTATCTACCGTGA
- a CDS encoding cytosine deaminase, which produces MHLFENARVPAACVPAELIAGAPAPDALEPWVSCDICIEGSTIQAVRAGDTTVGLWPETPPATTDLGGAITWPGLLDAHTHLDKTHTWDRAPNPRGEFWDAIRILREDALANWTPEDVHRRADFALRSAWAHGTVALRTHLDSSEQLGQESHAVIAELRDQWAGRIAVQTVSLCNLASFMERDADYVIEMSRRYGASAVGGFPQPGPDLPAQLDYLLAAAKEAGLGVDLHVDESSLLHAECLRATAEAVLRNDFPYTVTCGHCCSLSLHDDERAASTIDLLRRTDIRVIALPLCNTYLQGRKWTPDGRPLSSQWRGLTRVHELMEAGLTVACASDNVRDAFFAWGDYDLLEVFHASVRIGHLDTRLPAAPGVVTTAAAKIMDLPHYGTVGPGAPADLIVTAARSFSEFLARPGAPRRLVHGEGFREAAPPDFRELTT; this is translated from the coding sequence ATGCATCTGTTTGAAAATGCGCGTGTTCCGGCCGCTTGTGTGCCCGCTGAACTGATCGCCGGGGCCCCCGCCCCCGACGCTCTGGAGCCGTGGGTGTCCTGCGACATTTGCATCGAGGGCTCCACCATCCAGGCCGTGCGCGCCGGCGATACCACCGTCGGTCTGTGGCCCGAGACGCCTCCCGCCACCACCGATCTCGGCGGCGCGATCACCTGGCCCGGGCTGCTCGATGCCCACACCCATCTCGACAAGACCCACACCTGGGATCGCGCGCCCAATCCGCGCGGCGAGTTCTGGGACGCCATCCGCATCCTGCGCGAAGATGCCCTCGCCAACTGGACCCCCGAGGACGTGCACCGTCGTGCCGACTTTGCGCTCCGCTCCGCCTGGGCTCACGGCACCGTCGCGCTGCGCACCCACCTCGATTCCAGCGAACAACTCGGCCAGGAATCCCACGCCGTCATCGCCGAGTTGCGCGACCAATGGGCCGGCCGCATCGCCGTCCAAACCGTGAGCCTCTGCAACCTCGCATCGTTCATGGAACGCGATGCCGACTACGTCATTGAAATGTCGCGACGCTACGGCGCTTCCGCCGTCGGCGGTTTCCCCCAACCCGGTCCCGACCTGCCCGCCCAACTCGACTACCTGCTCGCCGCCGCCAAGGAAGCCGGGCTCGGCGTGGACCTGCACGTCGACGAAAGCAGCCTGCTCCACGCCGAGTGTCTGCGCGCCACGGCCGAAGCCGTGCTGCGCAACGATTTTCCCTATACCGTCACCTGCGGCCACTGCTGCTCCCTCTCACTGCACGACGACGAACGCGCCGCCTCGACCATCGACCTGCTGCGCCGGACCGACATCCGCGTCATCGCCCTGCCCCTCTGCAACACCTACCTGCAGGGCCGCAAGTGGACGCCCGACGGCCGTCCGCTCTCCAGCCAGTGGCGCGGGCTCACCCGCGTGCACGAGCTCATGGAAGCCGGCCTCACCGTCGCCTGCGCCAGCGACAATGTGCGCGACGCTTTCTTCGCCTGGGGCGACTACGACCTGCTGGAAGTGTTTCACGCCAGCGTGCGTATCGGTCACTTGGATACTCGCCTCCCGGCCGCCCCCGGCGTGGTGACCACGGCCGCCGCCAAGATCATGGATCTGCCGCACTACGGCACAGTGGGCCCGGGCGCACCCGCCGATCTCATCGTGACCGCCGCACGCTCCTTCAGCGAATTCCTCGCCCGACCGGGCGCGCCCCGGCGCCTCGTGCACGGTGAAGGCTTCCGCGAAGCCGCGCCGCCCGACTTCCGTGAACTGACCACCTGA
- a CDS encoding DUF2165 family protein: MLSTRICKIALVASVALFLFIVVLNNAIFDYPSNYGFVHHVLAMDTLFSGDSQSWRALRDPTPDDGSWWFYHIFYATIIMWEAAACVLCTVGAWKLWRNRTAPAAAFAAAKKLGLIGLSVSMLQWFVAFITVGGEWFLMWQSSTWNGQDAAFRMFACLGIILLFLNQPDE; this comes from the coding sequence ATGCTCAGCACTCGTATCTGCAAAATCGCTCTCGTCGCCTCCGTGGCGCTCTTCCTCTTCATCGTCGTTCTTAACAACGCGATCTTCGACTACCCGTCCAACTACGGCTTCGTGCACCACGTGCTGGCGATGGACACGCTCTTCTCCGGCGATAGCCAATCCTGGCGCGCGCTCCGCGACCCGACGCCGGACGACGGCTCGTGGTGGTTCTACCATATCTTCTACGCCACCATCATCATGTGGGAAGCCGCCGCCTGTGTGCTCTGCACCGTGGGCGCATGGAAACTCTGGCGCAACCGCACCGCTCCGGCTGCCGCGTTTGCCGCCGCCAAGAAGCTCGGCCTCATCGGCCTCTCCGTGAGCATGCTGCAATGGTTCGTCGCCTTCATCACCGTCGGCGGCGAGTGGTTCCTCATGTGGCAATCGAGCACCTGGAACGGCCAGGACGCCGCCTTCCGCATGTTTGCCTGCCTCGGCATCATCCTGCTCTTCCTCAACCAGCCCGACGAGTAA
- a CDS encoding ThuA domain-containing protein, whose amino-acid sequence MRFLPLLGGLLLLAFTSVSCSREAPPPPPLRALIIDGQNNHDVWPKSTFMMKAYLEETGLFSVDIKRTAFTWRGGKWLPAYPLADAPATQDLAEPTADPDFAPNFADYDVVISNFGWQTAPWPDATRAAFEDYMANGGGLVVVHAANNSFPEWPAYNRMIGLGGWGGRNETHGPYLYYNLEDERIADPSPGRGGSHGPQHEFVIELREPHPITAGLPARWLHTMDECYDRLRGPAENVTILATAFSSPEQKGTNRHEPMLMTINYEQGRVFHTTLGHDDYSFACVGFTTTFQRGAEWAATGKVTQTVPANFPDATTTSSREF is encoded by the coding sequence ATGCGTTTCCTACCCCTGCTCGGCGGCCTGCTGCTCCTCGCTTTCACCTCGGTATCCTGCTCTCGCGAAGCGCCGCCGCCGCCTCCACTGCGGGCGCTCATCATCGACGGGCAGAACAACCACGACGTCTGGCCCAAATCGACCTTCATGATGAAGGCCTACCTCGAAGAGACGGGCCTCTTCAGCGTCGACATCAAGCGCACGGCCTTCACCTGGCGCGGCGGCAAATGGTTGCCCGCCTACCCACTGGCCGACGCTCCCGCCACTCAGGATCTGGCCGAGCCGACCGCGGATCCGGACTTTGCGCCCAACTTCGCCGACTACGACGTCGTCATTTCCAACTTCGGTTGGCAAACCGCGCCGTGGCCGGACGCCACCCGCGCCGCCTTCGAGGACTACATGGCCAACGGCGGCGGACTCGTCGTCGTCCATGCCGCCAACAACAGCTTTCCCGAGTGGCCCGCCTACAACCGCATGATCGGCCTAGGCGGCTGGGGCGGTCGCAATGAAACCCACGGGCCCTACCTCTACTACAACCTCGAGGACGAGCGGATCGCCGATCCCTCGCCCGGTCGCGGCGGCAGTCATGGTCCGCAACACGAGTTCGTCATCGAGTTACGCGAACCGCATCCCATCACCGCCGGCCTGCCCGCGCGTTGGCTGCACACCATGGACGAGTGTTACGACCGCCTGCGTGGTCCGGCGGAGAACGTCACCATCCTCGCTACCGCGTTCTCGTCCCCGGAGCAAAAGGGCACCAATCGCCACGAGCCCATGCTCATGACGATCAACTACGAACAGGGCCGTGTCTTCCACACCACCCTCGGCCACGACGACTACTCGTTCGCCTGCGTCGGTTTCACCACCACCTTCCAACGCGGCGCCGAATGGGCCGCCACCGGCAAAGTCACGCAAACCGTGCCAGCGAATTTTCCGGACGCCACCACCACGAGTTCGCGGGAGTTCTGA
- a CDS encoding M1 family metallopeptidase, producing MLCALCFFAGPASAQGIQQTKGAFQDKFRQLDEVLPTPNTYRNASGQPGHDYWQQRADYVIAATLDEEARRLTSSAQITYHNNAPDSLEFLWLHLDQNIFRKDSLKELTDDFGGSGGRGPSASAPSSRSPARISFGELRRQQGMADGDYGFDITAVTDANGAPLSHKILDTLMRIDLAQPLAPGETFTFSIDWAYTIHEQKAVGGRAGYEHFADDEREGGNDIFEIAQWFPRMAVYSDYEGWHNKAFLGRGEFTLEFGDYDVTLTVPDDHIVAATGALQNPTDVLTATQQQRLIEAQTADRPVFIVTQDEALANESSQPTGTKTWHFVAENVRDFAWASSRKFAWDAQGYHQPDAAMKTVMAMSFWPKEGGELWRKYSTPAIIHTLEVYGRFSFDFPYPVIQSVNGPVGGMEYPMITFNGPRTKLQDDGDRTYTMAEKVFLVGVVIHEVGHNYFPMIVNSDERQWTWIDEGINSFLDSVAGYEWDPDMPWTRSLPRDLIPYMISSNQVPIMTQSDSILQFGNNAYGKPSAAFHLLRDTILGRELFDHAFKTFANRWKFKRPTPSDFFRTMEEASGVDLDWFWRGWFYTTDHVDVSLDAIYRLRLDTEDPDIDYTRRRQEELDKPIKVGVKLNEQEGIETWVDRHPDLRDFYDENDVYIVTNKERNKYHEFLEKLEDWERTALERAVAEDKNYYVLEFSNLGGLVTPIILELEFADGRSERRYIPAEIWRRNPHQVRKLIVLEKGDELTSVVIDPDWETGDANVDNNAYPRRIIPSRIESYKDKREGFTNRDIMQDIKTELKSDEAKDDADEDTP from the coding sequence TTGCTCTGCGCGCTGTGCTTTTTCGCCGGCCCCGCCTCCGCCCAAGGCATCCAGCAAACCAAGGGGGCCTTCCAAGATAAGTTCCGCCAACTGGACGAGGTGCTGCCCACCCCCAACACCTACCGCAACGCCTCGGGTCAACCCGGACACGACTACTGGCAGCAGCGCGCCGACTACGTCATCGCGGCCACACTCGACGAGGAGGCCCGACGCCTCACCTCCTCCGCCCAAATCACCTACCACAACAACGCGCCCGACTCCCTGGAGTTTCTGTGGCTGCACCTCGACCAAAACATTTTCCGCAAAGATTCGCTCAAGGAACTGACCGACGATTTCGGCGGCTCGGGCGGCCGCGGTCCGTCCGCCAGCGCTCCTTCCAGCCGCTCGCCCGCCCGCATCAGCTTCGGTGAACTGCGCCGCCAACAAGGCATGGCCGACGGCGATTACGGCTTCGACATCACGGCGGTGACCGACGCCAACGGCGCGCCCCTGAGTCACAAGATTCTGGATACCTTGATGCGCATCGACCTCGCGCAGCCGCTGGCGCCGGGCGAGACGTTCACTTTCTCCATCGATTGGGCCTACACCATCCACGAGCAAAAGGCCGTCGGTGGCCGCGCGGGCTACGAGCACTTCGCCGACGACGAGCGCGAGGGCGGCAATGACATCTTCGAGATCGCTCAATGGTTCCCGCGCATGGCCGTCTATTCCGACTACGAGGGCTGGCACAACAAAGCCTTCCTCGGCCGCGGTGAGTTCACCTTGGAATTCGGCGACTACGACGTGACCCTCACCGTGCCCGACGACCACATCGTGGCCGCGACGGGTGCGCTGCAGAATCCGACCGACGTCCTGACCGCCACCCAGCAACAGCGCCTCATCGAGGCCCAGACCGCCGACCGCCCGGTGTTCATCGTGACGCAAGACGAAGCCCTCGCCAACGAGAGCTCACAGCCCACCGGCACCAAGACCTGGCATTTTGTGGCCGAAAACGTGCGTGACTTTGCCTGGGCCTCCTCCCGCAAATTCGCCTGGGACGCCCAGGGCTACCATCAACCCGACGCCGCCATGAAAACGGTCATGGCGATGTCCTTCTGGCCCAAGGAAGGCGGCGAGCTCTGGCGCAAATATTCGACCCCGGCGATCATTCACACGCTCGAGGTCTACGGCCGCTTCTCCTTCGATTTCCCTTACCCCGTGATCCAATCCGTCAACGGTCCCGTCGGCGGCATGGAGTATCCCATGATCACCTTCAACGGCCCCCGCACCAAGCTGCAGGACGACGGCGATCGCACTTACACGATGGCCGAAAAAGTCTTCCTCGTCGGCGTGGTGATTCACGAGGTGGGCCACAACTACTTCCCCATGATCGTCAATTCCGACGAGCGCCAATGGACCTGGATCGACGAGGGCATCAACAGCTTCCTCGACTCCGTGGCGGGCTACGAGTGGGACCCCGACATGCCGTGGACGCGTTCCCTGCCGCGCGACCTCATCCCCTACATGATCAGCAGCAACCAAGTGCCGATCATGACGCAGTCGGACTCCATCCTGCAGTTTGGCAACAACGCCTACGGCAAACCCTCGGCCGCCTTCCATCTGCTGCGCGACACCATCCTCGGTCGCGAGTTGTTCGACCACGCCTTCAAGACCTTCGCCAACCGCTGGAAGTTCAAGCGCCCCACCCCCTCGGATTTCTTCCGCACCATGGAAGAGGCCTCCGGCGTCGACCTCGACTGGTTCTGGCGCGGCTGGTTCTACACCACCGATCACGTCGATGTCTCCCTCGACGCCATCTACCGCCTCCGCCTCGACACCGAGGATCCCGACATCGACTACACCCGGCGGCGCCAGGAGGAGTTGGACAAACCCATCAAGGTCGGCGTGAAGCTCAACGAGCAGGAGGGCATCGAAACGTGGGTGGATCGTCACCCCGACCTCCGCGACTTCTACGACGAAAACGACGTCTACATCGTCACCAACAAGGAGCGGAACAAGTATCACGAGTTCCTCGAGAAGTTGGAGGATTGGGAACGCACCGCGCTGGAACGTGCCGTCGCCGAGGACAAAAACTACTACGTGCTCGAGTTCTCCAACCTCGGCGGACTCGTCACCCCGATCATCCTCGAACTGGAGTTCGCCGACGGCCGCAGCGAACGCCGCTACATCCCCGCCGAGATCTGGCGGCGCAATCCCCATCAGGTGCGCAAGCTCATCGTGTTGGAAAAGGGGGACGAACTGACGAGTGTCGTGATCGATCCCGACTGGGAAACCGGCGATGCCAACGTCGACAACAACGCCTACCCGCGGCGCATCATCCCCTCTCGCATTGAGTCCTACAAAGACAAGCGCGAGGGCTTCACCAATCGCGACATCATGCAGGACATCAAAACCGAATTGAAGAGCGACGAAGCCAAGGACGACGCGGATGAAGACACGCCGTAA
- a CDS encoding DUF6702 family protein, giving the protein MKTRRKHLAALLLLSLCLAGVGATAVSAHEQKAAETDVFYNVHSGNLEVAHRFILHDAEHVLRQVTHSEADLLTSAEARRAFSRYVASRFAITRVDEQPLEFTLVGEEIDGGALWVYQETSLPQPLDTPLYLENRILQDVITGQVNRVNVRYGSQVKTFVFEVNTGKKRYDGPVLATPATGSE; this is encoded by the coding sequence ATGAAGACACGCCGTAAACACCTCGCCGCCCTTCTCCTGCTGAGCCTTTGCCTCGCAGGAGTCGGCGCCACGGCCGTCTCGGCGCATGAACAAAAAGCCGCCGAGACGGACGTCTTCTACAACGTGCACTCCGGCAACCTGGAGGTCGCCCACCGCTTCATCCTGCACGATGCCGAGCACGTGCTCCGTCAGGTCACGCACTCGGAAGCCGACCTCTTGACCTCGGCCGAGGCTCGCCGCGCCTTCTCGCGTTACGTGGCCTCGCGCTTCGCGATCACCCGCGTCGACGAGCAGCCGCTGGAGTTCACGCTGGTCGGCGAAGAAATCGACGGCGGTGCCTTGTGGGTCTACCAGGAGACTTCGCTCCCCCAACCGCTCGACACACCACTCTACCTCGAGAACCGCATCCTGCAGGACGTGATCACCGGTCAGGTGAACCGCGTAAACGTCCGCTACGGTTCGCAGGTGAAGACCTTCGTCTTCGAAGTAAACACCGGCAAAAAACGCTACGACGGCCCCGTGCTCGCGACACCCGCAACGGGATCCGAGTAA